ATACTATAAAAGTTGTTAACCCTACTGTTAACAACAGGGGTCAAATTGACCTATTTTAcagtttgaagtttttttttggtttttttttaagatcaactaatttttgctgtttttacgCTGGAGGTTAAAGGGGTTGAAAGTGTGGTTACAGACAACTCCCTGGAATCATTTGCTTACAGTTTTCTTCATCAGTGAAGCTGTAACAGGCAGTCACAGCaaacattttcataattttttgacttttaaactttttgtaTACTTTTAATGAACTGTTACAAAAGATTAAATTGCAGTTTCAACAGGAAAAACACTGTCAATGCTTCTAAACTTTCTTCGTGGTGGAATGCAGAGCCCCCTCCTTCGGAAAAGTGGAAATTGACCTGAGTTCACCTGGATTAGAAGTGTTTGAGTTGGAAAGACTCTTGTATACTGGCAAAGTCATTATCAGCCATGCAGATGAAGTGTGTCCTAGGCTGTACATTGGTGACCAGTAAGTAACtccctgttattttttttgatCAACTGACTCACATAATCTTACTGCACCATTCCTTTTAgagttaatatttatttatatactgaaAATTATGACTCTGGGCACACTTCCTAACTTGTTGATGTCCAGATGTTATTCTTGTGTTGAGGCAGTCAAGTGAAACctttagaaaaatacaaaaatcaatAGAACAGTCCTGGACTCAGTCCACACAGGTGAGAGATGAACTGATCATAAATCAGATTGAAATGCAGAATGAGTAAATTGAGGTTTGTCAGGCTGTGTTCCACATTAGTAACTTAAATAAACTACAGCTATGCTGTGTGAGAGTTTCCACTGATACCCAGGCATTGAAAGCATTTCTCAAGTCTCTATTTTGTTCTAACTTACATGCCTGACTTGTTCTTCCAAGTATCAGTTTATCACTATGAAATACTGGGTGCATGCAGTATAACCTGCAGGATTTAACTGTATTCTACTGTCGGTAAATACagaatgttgtgtttttcaggCACAGTGCAGAGAACCAGGCTGATTTGCACAAGCACCAGATCAGTCACAGGTTGGACAACATGCCAAGCAGCAGATCTTGGTGGTGCTGTGGGAAGCTCCAAAACTGCTGCTCGGCATGTTTGACTTTCTCCTGGACACGGATCCTGGCAGGAAGACACAGAGCAGCGACTTCACCAGCTCCGCTGAGCAGACTTCACAAGGCGCATTGCTGCCACATAGCGCCGGATGGTTAAACTGCAGAGCTAATAAACTGACACAATAATACAACTGTGACATTATAGGCAGATTATAGAAAATTGTAGGGGCAGCTACACAAGAAGAATAAGTTACACAAACATCTGTGCAGATATTTCATCTGACTTGGCTTCAGTGAGTCTAAAGACTCCTGACATGCCcctttctgtcatggtcctgggtcgtgtgcccagcgttttgtgtttggttctgttgtcctagtttgttttggttttcacgATTCATCTCAGTTTCACGTCTTGTTATTAGTTATGGTTTGTATTTTGATTTCCAAGTTCCCTTGGTTCCTGTTCCCCTTGCAtctctgtcctgtgtctgtgtgtttcctgttttactttgatagtccttggttccttgtgctttctgtttagttttgcttccccttgtcttccTCAGTCTGTGTCGGCTCCTTGTTCTCTATATTTCCTCCGCTGTGTGTCCCCTGCCCGTTTATTGTTTTAGTTCTGGCTGCCGTCCAGACCTGTATAGCTCTATTCATTCATCATCTCTCAATAAACAACATTTCATTTACATCTGTCTATGAGTCTTTTGGGGTCTACCTGGTCCAGCCACACAGCACATCATGACACTTTCAAGAGATTGAGGAAAATGAATTCACTGCATTTGTACAATATTTGTACTTACAatccaataaaatgtgaaatactaACATTGCCGTTTAGTCTTTCTGAAGGCAATGCCATTCACTTCTAGGTGATGTTATAAAGTACGACAGTGCAGGCCCTACTTTTGATGGGTTCAGATGTGCGCATCTTTAATACATGCCTTTTGTTTGTCACCCATGTGCTTGACCCAGCAGGTTTTCAAGTGGGAGGCATTTTGTGTTGGTGCAGAAATGTGTCAGATCAGTGCATGTGACATAATAATGCACTGTTATTAGTGAAGATGTTTGAAAACataaagttataaaaaaaagaCGTGACAAGATTTTTTGTGAGTATTTTATGTGTATTGCAACagccacactgtaaacccggataagttaaatctacttaaaaaaaaacaaagtaactcgttgcctttaattttttaagtaatgaaacagttcatttaactcagcctgttaagtaagcactactccatttccagatgaactaaattgtatgttctaattgcccaaacttatcttttatagttcatgaaaaaataaaatgtcttttgatcaatcagttccccctatccttttcatggttgtgtgggggtggtgggggctggagcctatcccagctgacaaggcagtaagatgcagggtataccccgtacaggtcaccagcttgTTGCatggctgacacagacaaccattcacacctaaatgtccactattccaaacagcgagaggcctgggccaagccggaattgaacccagatcttctagatggcattacacctgtgaggcagcactgctaaccatcatgccaccatgcagctgcgcattaatccagtctgttaaaacaggtataaactagatttttagcaggtgcaaaacttgatgatattaagttgtttgaactcaaacacataattacaataagatagaccatcaaaaagtacaatctactcagcattaacaagtaatgttcacattctaggtaatattaagtaatataaactcaatatttttaagtggaatcaaaatctgggtttacagtcgtgctggaacacaaaatttttcCTCCATCAGATGTTTGGGTTGATAATCTTGCCCATGAAAagaatgttttctgtgttgcGCTCAGTGATCATGACCATAAATGGACGGTCAAACTTCAAGACCGGAATGACCGGACGAAAGAGGGAGGACCCGACCATGAGCTCGATGCCtgtggcagctgctgctgtggctccAGCTTCATTAACATCCAGGGTGGCTTGGTGTACAACCTACAGCATAATGGAGTGAGAGAAGGGTGAGAGAATAGAATAAAAGGGAGAAGTGTGTGTTTAATGATGCAACCTTTCTGTTCTTACCTTTGAGACTAACAGTTGATGCCCCTCTGAAATACCAGTCAAATTTGCACGATCATTAAACATGTCTGACATTCCCATTTCAGTCAGCACATTGTTCAGTTTGTAGGAAGTCTTGATGGAGAACATTGGAACATATATATCGTATCTCCTAAAAATTGGGAACAAGATCAGTAGGTTTGATATTCATCTATCACTGGTCAACAATGATTTTgctacctggagaaaaatacaTGATATCAGGCATTTCACGTATGCTGATTGCAAATCTATAATCAGAATTTCTCTAACACGTCAGGTTCTTGAGTTATGTGCATGTCAGTATTTAGCTAATGTATTGCTGTACTGGAGCTTCTCACACAAATGTTGAGCGTGGTGagattttctaattttgaaaCAGTGGCGgatccagaaatatttttctgcaggtgctaagggggAGCTAAGCATTTTGCTCAGGGTGCTATGATGGATTATTTGTTCTCTCAGTTcttaacacacacagacgcaagctattttcttgggggtgctacgACTTTTCCAGGaggagctatagcaccccctacCGCCACCTGGCACTGCCACTGTTTTGAAATTGAACAGAATTTAACAATAATTTGGCTGATTTGGGggtgctgaatccaaatatAGTCATTAAAATTCAGTCAGCTAAAGTTTAATTGCCAACACTGAGGATCAACAATGCcagaaatttgcaaatttttatAGTGACTGCTTTGATCTGTCAATAGATAAAATCAAAGTTTTAGTGCTACATCAGGTGATGGAATAGTGTTTCTGGGGCAGTCCAAAGTGATGCCAAGCTTAAAACTGGGATCTTTGATGGACTCCAAGTCACTGAGCTTATTAGAGACAAACAGTTTCCATCTAAGCTCAGACCCCTTGAACTAAGGGGTCTGGGAATCACTTGTTCAGGTGCTACAGAATTTCTTGGGCAACCGCAAAGCCACAAACTGTGAAGAACTAGTTGACAACATGCTCATGCATGGGTTGCAGAATCTCAGTTAAGCTTCACGTCCTTCACTCTCATCTTCACTTCTTTCCACCCAGTTTGGGTGATGTGAGTGATGAGCATGCTGAAAGGTTCCATCAAGATATCTCTGAAATGGAGACCAGGTACCAGGGGCGCTATAACGCAAATACGATGGGTGACTACTGCTGGTTTCTACAGTGTGAAACTTCCATGAAGCAcaagtgtttgtcacacttttgaACTGTTTAGTCAGACTAATTGTGGATTGTATTAGCTTGAGATTCCTCATATGATTGACTTTGGTATCTGTGTCCTgcgtcttcttttttttaaagatatttcttggccttttttcggctttatttgatagttttCCGGTGGAGACTGATAGGAAAGTGGGGAGGAGAAACGGGGGAAACACGCGGCAACTGGCCGGGAATTGAGCCTGCGCTGACTGCACAGTCAAACTGCATGcgtggtcacctgctcacacTCTGAGCGATTCTGGCGCctcatctgtgtctttttttcaccagttgtgtgttcatggtgtacttttctaataaaatcaCTGACGTCAAGTTTGGCGATTGCCATTTTTTGGCATAGTTACATAGTTACATAACTGACATGGTAgagaaattctgtttgcatgtttggaatcagcatacccaatttttttttttttttctgttgaccAATTATCCAGTGCTGTAAAATAGTATTTgcctccttcctgatttttttagtttttgcatatttgctacatttacatttttacaagcCCATCAAATATAATctaactaaaaaacaaaatgcagtgtttaaatgctgatttcatttattaaaggaaaacaagctatccaaacctaccaagtaaaatgtaattgccCCCTCTTGTTAAATGATGAtgtaactgtgattaaccacattttttggaaagctgagttcaattgcACTACTCAcagccaggcctgattactgccagaccttcTGAATCAAagaatcacttaaatagaacctgtcaaTTAGGctcaaagatctcaaaaagcagcacatcatgctACGATCTAAAGgtacagctgagaaacaaagtcactcacatctatcagtctggaaagggttccAAAGCAATGTCTAAGGTTTCacttgttcctgagcaaatcaataaaatagatattaaaaatattttactcaggAAGGATCACAAGAGCCTTTTGACCAGGAACATCACAGCAGCATGTTGATGCTGTTTATGGAGATCATGAAGCCTGATGGCAAGCCTGCTCCAGAATCGATCAAATtacatgttttaaatatttattcgaCTCTATTGTAAATGCCGTCTGTCTGTTGTAAGTGTTGGGAGTCATCTGGGATAACAAtaacattttaacatctgacctgtttgttttttgttcagtaagcagctgagctgtgtatacatatataatgtttttattcagagatgaagtttttaatttaaatttaatcagttttCAATCAGTAAATTTAAGCAGTAAATTTAAGCTGGAAGGTGATAGAAAcactggagctgagctgtgatgtcatcaaatCCGCTGGTGTTCCAATTGAGACATAATTCCCTGTATTTGGGAAGTTCGTATTTGTCAAGTATGGAAGTACAAACTTGCTCACTTGAGTACTGAGAAACggcccagaacaacatctaaagaactgcaggcctcacatGTCTCAtttaaggtcagaggtcatgattCAAGAATAAGAAAAAGACTGGGCAAAAAAGGCATCCGTGGGAgtgttccaaggagaaaaccactgctgaccaaaaagaacacaaaggctcatctcagcttttgggaaaatattttgtggaaataaaagttaaactttttggAGGTTTGAGTTCTGTTATATCTGGCTTAgaactaacagcatttcataaaaagaacatcactgcaacagtcaaacatggtggtagtAGTGtgatgctctggggctgctttgctgcttcaggacctggacgacttgctgtaactgatggagccatgaattctgctctctaccagaaaatcctgaaggctaacatcagttcatgccctcaagtatcccagaatgcattttgaataaaaatcagtttgtgccctCAAGCTCAACTCACTTACAACTCACTCACACTTAGCTTCAGATGGAAGTGTTtgaatgaatgggtgaatgcaaatgtgttgtataagtgctttgagtgctcagttagagtagaaaagcactatataagtatTAATCTATTCATGTTTGAAAAgtctccagtgtggctgaatgaaAATAACTTctacaaagaagagtgggccaaaattcctgcaCAGTAATATGACTCaatgccaagggtggcacaaccagttattaggtttaggggggcAGGTAAGTTTGAAtagtcatcatttaaaaactgcatttaatatttactctggttatctttaatattaaaatttgttataTGCAAAAACTAAGAATTCAAGAAGGGACCactactttttcacagcactgtgtaGCATCTAAACCAAGAAATGAAACATGATTTGAAATTCTACCCAACCTGGACTCCATCAGTTTCAGCCATTTGGTGATATGACTTGCGTCTATGGCATTCTCCAGTCTTGTCATATCATCAGGCAACATCAGCAGCATGGAGTGGGTGCCCTTGAAGGGGAGGCGGAGGACTGATGTGTTTATGGCCTGGTCATAATAAACATCAACATACTCTTCCATATACATCATCTGGACTGGAACCTGGAAAATTGACAATTAATTAGAAAAGAGTTTGAAGGAGGCACAATGATGCGTAATTGTTGTAATTCATCTCCATTCGGTTTGAACCTTAGCATTAGGTGCATGGAAATGGTCTTCCCTTGTGTCCTGTGGATCAAACGGAGTCTCCCATGTTCCTGTTTTATGGTGATGAGCAGAAAGAAAGCACACCTTACAGCTGACACATCAATCTTAAACCTCAGAATAAATGAATCTCATCTCATGTGATCTCTTACCTTTAAAGTACATGTAGCTGATGAGGTACATGACTGTATTCTCATCCAGGCTTTCAACCAGCTTGTCAATCTTCCCGTTGGTCTTGGTCTCCACATACTTATTGATGGTATCGGCACTCTCTGTGGTTTGAGTGAAATCAACATTGAACCCTTCTGCAAAATA
This sequence is a window from Archocentrus centrarchus isolate MPI-CPG fArcCen1 chromosome 9, fArcCen1, whole genome shotgun sequence. Protein-coding genes within it:
- the LOC115785380 gene encoding hibernation-specific plasma protein HP-55-like, encoding MIPISNRASSVQLFSLWLIIYTVSSNQRKLTMMHATLAIWILSAVFCVGRGHHHLGYANEAQDTDSSLSQVTAANKEFACHLYRKLAAHADLQSKNIFFSPVSVSTALAALSVGARGETHQQLFSGLGFNSSQLTQTDVDQSFRTLLQTAKSDDTSEGTALFVHNRFKPEPEFLEVLKQSYFAEGFNVDFTQTTESADTINKYVETKTNGKIDKLVESLDENTVMYLISYMYFKGTWETPFDPQDTREDHFHAPNAKVPVQMMYMEEYVDVYYDQAINTSVLRLPFKGTHSMLLMLPDDMTRLENAIDASHITKWLKLMESRRYDIYVPMFSIKTSYKLNNVLTEMGMSDMFNDRANLTGISEGHQLLVSKVVHQATLDVNEAGATAAAATGIELMVGSSLFRPVIPVLKFDRPFMVMITERNTENILFMGKIINPNI